The genomic stretch ACGCCGGGACTCCAGCAGCGCCAGGTCGATTTCCCGTTGCTCCAGGCGGTGGCCAATGTCCTCGGCACTGCCTTCGAACACGGTCATCGCAATGCCCGGGTACAACTGGCGGAAGGCGTTCATCAACCCGGGGACGTAGTGCAGGCCGAACATCGGCGGAATACCCAGGCGTACTTCACCACGCTTGAGGTCGGCCATGTCGCGCAGTTCTTGTCGGGCAATGTCCATTTCGCGCAGGGCGGAGGCAATGCGCGGCAAGAACTGCTCGCCCTCTGCCGTGAGAATCACTTTGCGCGTGGTGCGGTTGAACAGGGTTACCCCCAGTTCTTCTTCCAGCCGGGTAACGGCCATGCTCAGCGCTGGCTGGGCGATGTGCAGGTGCTGCGCGGCCTTGGTGAAGCTGCCTTGGCGGACGATTTCGACACAGCAGCGCAATGCCTTGAGGTTCATTGAGGGGTGCTACCTTTCA from Pseudomonas putida encodes the following:
- a CDS encoding LysR family transcriptional regulator, with product MNLKALRCCVEIVRQGSFTKAAQHLHIAQPALSMAVTRLEEELGVTLFNRTTRKVILTAEGEQFLPRIASALREMDIARQELRDMADLKRGEVRLGIPPMFGLHYVPGLMNAFRQLYPGIAMTVFEGSAEDIGHRLEQREIDLALLESRRVPPDKESILLGSDEMLACMHPDHPYAGKAFLTAEDLRNTDMVVFDRTFVQRHLLDAFFAEHGITYQVALQSNFVSLVVQAALDNMGVATLLRSVQQRTPGIVGVPFRPAQQMSFRLCWRSGEYLSLASKRFIDFAAQTHYLER